In a single window of the Anas acuta chromosome 24, bAnaAcu1.1, whole genome shotgun sequence genome:
- the SNRPE gene encoding small nuclear ribonucleoprotein E: MAYRGQGQKVQKVMVQPINLIFRYLQNRSRIQVWLYEQVNMRIEGCIIGFDEYMNLVLDDAEEIHSKTKSRKQLGRIMLKGDNITLLQSVSN, encoded by the exons ATGGCGTACCGCGGGCAGGGCCAGAAGGTGCAGAAGGTGATGGTGCAGCCCATC AACCTCATCTTCCGCTACCTGCAGAAC AGGTCGAGGATCCAGGTGTGGCTCTATGAGCAGGTGAACATGCGGATAGAAGGCTGCATCATC GGCTTTGATGAATACATGAATTTGGTGCTGGACGATGCAGAGGAGATTCACTCCAAGACAAAATCAAGGAAACAGCTGG GTCGGATCATGTTAAAAGGAGACAACATCACTCTCCTACAGAGCGTTTCCAACTAG